Genomic segment of Triticum aestivum cultivar Chinese Spring chromosome 6A, IWGSC CS RefSeq v2.1, whole genome shotgun sequence:
GTTTCAATCTACGTCTTGTTCATCCTTTGTCACGGCTCCCATTCATGGGCAACCCCCGCTCCTTACAATTTCGCCCGTCGATCGACGATCGAGCTAGAGGCAAGCGAATTGACCTAGCTCAGTCAGTCGTGGCCATGAGCCCTGAGAGGGTCCCTTTTGGACGAGCGGGGCTTGTGGTTGGAAAGTCTCGGCTGAACTGTGTTGCGTATCGCGCTCCGAGTTGGCTCTCCAACCTTCCATGTGGCTTTTGGGATTGTGTTTGTGGGAAGGTGGCTGAGAGAGCCGTTGTGCTGTGAGGGGCGGGCCCACTTGGCAGCGAGAGAAGCCGAGCCAAGGACACAACGGCTCTCCCCCTTTCTGTCTGTCCACTTCCAGTTGGATTCCCCACCACACCACACCCACTGAGAGTGAAGAGTGAAGACTGAGCTGGGAGCGGAGCGGAGCGGCGGGCTGGTCAAAGCCCTAGCCTTTGTCCGGTCAAACCAAATCGATCCCCTTTCCCCGCCGCGGAATTGGTCTCGCCTCCGgcccccgggcggcggcggtggcggtggccggcgGGCGATGAATCCCGACCTGTCCCGGTGCGCCAGGCACCCGTCGCAGCCGCCCTTCACCGGCTTCTGCTCCGCCTGCCTCCTCGAgcgcctctccgccgccgcgctACCGGCCACGCCCCCGGCCCCCTCCCcgtccccccttccccctcctcctcctcgcccggccgcggcggcggctcaTGAGGGGGAGGGGCGGACCACGCTGCTCCGGCTCTTCCAGCTCCACGACCAGCAGGACCGGCCCGCGCCGGTCGGAGCTGGAGACCAAGATCCCGAGCCCAGGGccgagccggagccgccgccaccgctgcagcGGAAGCGCTCCCTCCGGCAGTCCTGCGAGTGGATCGCCTGCTGCGAGCACGGCCACGACCCCGCCTCCTGGCTCCCCTCCCGCCAGTCCTGGGACGCCAAcgactccgcctccgcctccgcctccgcctccgcctcaacctccgccgccgccgccgccgcgtccagcACCACCGCCCCTGCCTCGGCCTCCGCGCTCGTGCTCCACCCCAGCACAAGCAAGGCCTCGCTCAGGCCGTGGTGGGACCGCACCCGCCGGGCGGCGAACCCGGTGGCGGGCTTCCTCAGCAGATCCCTGTCCTCCCAGTCGTGGCGGGAGACG
This window contains:
- the LOC123129882 gene encoding uncharacterized protein, with translation MNPDLSRCARHPSQPPFTGFCSACLLERLSAAALPATPPAPSPSPLPPPPPRPAAAAAHEGEGRTTLLRLFQLHDQQDRPAPVGAGDQDPEPRAEPEPPPPLQRKRSLRQSCEWIACCEHGHDPASWLPSRQSWDANDSASASASASASTSAAAAAASSTTAPASASALVLHPSTSKASLRPWWDRTRRAANPVAGFLSRSLSSQSWRETDAAARSRAQGHAAARVNGGSHSVSSSAGGVDSEVSPADSLHAHVHSAGRRDSLLRRFYWLGRSSSVHCPSPRRSPDTGMLRFHRTPSTTRSKTQARRRLHLFPARSHRHQQQQH